In Desulfonatronum thiosulfatophilum, a genomic segment contains:
- a CDS encoding efflux RND transporter permease subunit has protein sequence MPATSIDNPKGGFLGRIVDFCLFNKLVVGILFLFFISWGIAVAPFDWEIGNLPRNPVPVDAIPDIGENQQIVFTEWMGRSPQDIEDQVTYPLTVALLGIPGVETVRSNSMFGFSIIYVLFSEDVEFYWSRTRVLEKLASLPAGTLPTGVQPTLGPDATPLGQVFWYTIEGRDEQGNVTGGWDLDELRSVQDWYVRYALLSAGGVSDVGSIGGFVREYQVDVHPDALRAYDVSLDEVVNAVRMSNLDVGARTIEINRVEYVIRGIGFIRTLSDLEDTVITARDDQPVLLSDVAHVAQGPALRRGVMDKGGAEVVGGVVTVRYGENPLEVIGNIKAKIEEISPGLPSKILPDGTTSTLTIVPFYDRTGLILETLETLQTALTEQVLVTVAVVLLAIMHLASSLIVSALLPIAVLMSFIAMKLFNVDANVVALAGIAIAIGTMVDMGIIVSENILRHMSAASPGESRIVIIRRATVEVGGAITTAMATTIVSFLPVFTMTAAEGRLFKPLAFTKTFALVASIIVALALIPPLAHLFFRRRGEGGSWFLQAWLLPLVLAVAGVLAIIFAPWWLGVIFLLFAVGNFLRHRLSDRWAAVVRRIETTVLAIAVIHVLAAFWMPLGSVPGSVRNFLFVAVLIFGLLLIFLSFQYFYPRMLRWCLNHKPLFLSLPLMLVLLGMMVWLGAGTFASRLPHQVQQWRPVAALENAFPGLGREFMPPLDEGSFLFMPMTMSHASIDEVHDVLRKQNIAITAIPEVETVVGKLGRAETPLDPAPISMIETIINYHPEFMVDARGRLLSFRHDPDRLDYFRDPYGEPVPAGDGLPYLVRGKFLRDDEGRLVPDASGRPFRLWRPGLDSALNPERAAWAGISRPQDIWDQITARAEMPGTTSAPYLQPIAARIVMLQSGMRAPMGVKVFGPDQATIESVGLEIERLLKEVDSIQPAAVIADRIIGKPYLEIRIDRQALARHGIMLAQAQRVIETAVGGDTLTMTVEGRERYPVRVRYKRELRDSVEELERILVDAPGGRRIPLNQLADIVYVRGPQVIRSEDTFLTGYVLFDMRPGFAEVEVVEAARDHLLSKIETGEFVLPAGVSYTFAGTYENQIRAQQRLAVILPLSLLIIFIILFLQFRSTLTTFMVFSGIIVAWAGGFLMIWLYGQPWFMNFEIFGQNLRLLFQMNPINLSVAVWVGFLALFGIASDNGVVMATYLNQVRDARDTTDKHKIREAVIEGASRRIRPAMMTSATTILALLPVLTSTGRGSDIMVPMAIPSFGGMLLAVLTVFVVPTLYSLVEESKLRFR, from the coding sequence ATGCCGGCCACGAGCATTGATAATCCTAAAGGCGGGTTTCTGGGCAGAATCGTAGATTTTTGCCTGTTCAACAAGCTGGTGGTCGGAATTCTGTTCCTGTTCTTTATCAGCTGGGGGATAGCGGTCGCGCCTTTTGACTGGGAGATAGGGAACCTGCCGCGAAATCCGGTGCCCGTGGACGCGATTCCGGATATCGGCGAGAACCAACAGATCGTTTTCACGGAATGGATGGGGCGCTCGCCGCAGGATATCGAGGATCAGGTCACCTATCCCCTGACTGTTGCCCTGTTGGGCATTCCCGGAGTGGAGACGGTGCGTTCCAACTCCATGTTCGGTTTTTCCATCATTTATGTCCTCTTTTCCGAAGATGTCGAATTCTATTGGTCCCGCACCCGGGTATTGGAGAAACTGGCCAGCCTGCCGGCGGGGACCCTGCCGACAGGGGTGCAGCCCACCCTCGGACCGGACGCCACTCCTCTGGGGCAAGTCTTCTGGTACACCATTGAGGGGCGCGACGAGCAGGGAAACGTCACGGGGGGATGGGATCTCGACGAATTGCGCAGCGTTCAGGATTGGTATGTGCGGTATGCCTTGCTTTCCGCGGGAGGGGTGAGCGACGTTGGTTCCATCGGCGGATTCGTCAGGGAGTATCAGGTTGACGTCCATCCCGACGCCCTTCGCGCCTACGACGTTTCATTGGATGAAGTCGTCAATGCGGTGCGCATGTCCAACCTGGACGTGGGCGCCCGAACCATCGAGATCAACCGGGTCGAATACGTAATACGCGGCATCGGCTTCATCCGGACATTGTCCGACCTTGAAGATACGGTGATCACGGCGCGCGACGATCAGCCGGTCCTGCTCAGCGATGTGGCGCACGTGGCCCAGGGACCAGCCTTGCGCAGAGGGGTGATGGACAAGGGGGGAGCGGAAGTGGTCGGCGGAGTGGTCACGGTGCGCTACGGTGAAAATCCGCTGGAAGTCATCGGGAATATCAAGGCCAAGATCGAGGAGATCTCGCCGGGGCTGCCGAGCAAGATTTTGCCGGACGGCACGACGAGTACCCTGACCATCGTACCCTTTTACGATCGCACCGGACTGATTCTCGAAACTCTTGAAACTCTGCAGACGGCCCTGACCGAGCAGGTGCTGGTCACCGTGGCGGTGGTACTCCTCGCGATCATGCACCTGGCCAGCTCGTTGATTGTTTCCGCACTGCTGCCCATCGCCGTGCTCATGAGCTTCATCGCCATGAAACTGTTCAACGTGGACGCCAATGTGGTGGCTCTTGCAGGGATTGCCATTGCCATCGGGACCATGGTCGACATGGGCATCATCGTCAGCGAAAACATCCTCAGACATATGTCGGCGGCATCGCCGGGCGAGTCCCGAATCGTGATCATACGCCGGGCTACCGTGGAGGTCGGCGGAGCCATCACCACGGCCATGGCAACAACCATTGTCAGCTTCCTGCCCGTATTCACCATGACGGCCGCCGAGGGCAGGCTCTTCAAGCCCCTGGCCTTTACGAAAACCTTTGCGCTGGTGGCTTCCATCATCGTAGCGCTGGCCTTGATCCCTCCTCTTGCTCATCTGTTCTTCCGCCGGCGCGGCGAGGGCGGTTCCTGGTTCCTGCAGGCCTGGCTCCTGCCCCTGGTACTGGCGGTAGCCGGGGTCTTGGCGATAATCTTCGCTCCCTGGTGGCTGGGCGTGATTTTTCTGCTTTTTGCCGTCGGCAATTTTCTGCGGCACCGGCTTTCCGATCGCTGGGCGGCGGTTGTGCGGCGCATTGAGACCACGGTCCTGGCCATAGCGGTGATTCATGTTCTTGCGGCATTCTGGATGCCGCTTGGATCGGTGCCGGGGTCGGTGCGAAATTTCCTGTTCGTCGCCGTACTTATTTTTGGACTGCTCCTTATCTTCCTCTCCTTCCAATACTTCTATCCCAGGATGCTGCGTTGGTGTCTGAACCATAAGCCGCTTTTCCTCAGTTTGCCCTTGATGCTGGTCCTGCTTGGAATGATGGTCTGGCTGGGAGCAGGCACATTTGCATCGAGGCTTCCGCACCAGGTTCAGCAATGGCGGCCGGTTGCAGCTCTTGAGAATGCTTTTCCCGGTTTGGGAAGGGAATTCATGCCTCCCCTGGATGAAGGCTCATTTTTATTTATGCCCATGACCATGTCGCACGCGAGCATCGATGAAGTTCATGACGTGCTGCGAAAGCAGAATATCGCGATAACGGCCATTCCCGAGGTGGAGACGGTCGTGGGCAAGCTTGGTCGGGCTGAAACGCCGCTGGATCCCGCGCCCATATCCATGATCGAAACAATAATTAATTACCATCCGGAGTTCATGGTCGACGCACGGGGCAGGTTGCTCAGTTTTCGTCATGATCCGGACAGGTTGGATTATTTTCGAGATCCTTATGGGGAACCGGTGCCCGCGGGCGACGGCCTGCCCTATCTGGTGCGGGGCAAGTTCCTGCGAGATGATGAGGGCCGATTGGTGCCTGATGCTTCAGGCCGCCCTTTCAGGCTCTGGCGCCCGGGTCTGGACTCAGCATTGAATCCGGAGAGAGCCGCCTGGGCCGGTATTTCCAGGCCGCAGGACATCTGGGATCAGATTACAGCCCGCGCGGAAATGCCCGGGACAACCTCTGCTCCCTACCTGCAACCCATTGCCGCGCGCATCGTCATGCTCCAGTCCGGAATGCGCGCACCCATGGGAGTGAAGGTTTTCGGGCCGGATCAAGCCACCATCGAATCCGTGGGCCTGGAGATCGAGCGGTTGCTCAAGGAAGTGGATTCCATTCAGCCTGCCGCGGTCATCGCCGACCGGATCATCGGCAAACCCTATCTGGAAATCCGGATCGACCGACAGGCCCTGGCCCGCCACGGCATTATGCTCGCACAGGCTCAGAGGGTCATCGAGACGGCGGTGGGCGGCGATACCTTGACCATGACGGTGGAAGGCAGGGAACGTTATCCGGTTCGAGTTCGCTATAAGCGGGAGTTGCGGGATTCCGTGGAGGAATTGGAACGTATTCTGGTCGATGCGCCAGGGGGACGGCGGATACCGTTGAATCAGTTGGCGGACATCGTGTACGTCCGGGGTCCGCAGGTCATTCGCAGCGAGGATACGTTTCTGACGGGGTACGTGCTTTTCGACATGCGACCCGGCTTTGCCGAAGTGGAGGTGGTGGAAGCTGCCAGAGATCACCTTTTGAGCAAGATCGAGACCGGCGAATTCGTCCTTCCGGCAGGAGTGTCCTACACTTTTGCCGGTACCTATGAGAATCAGATCCGGGCCCAGCAGCGTCTGGCCGTGATTTTGCCCTTATCACTGCTGATCATCTTCATTATCCTGTTCCTGCAGTTCCGGTCGACGTTAACCACGTTCATGGTTTTTTCCGGCATCATCGTGGCTTGGGCCGGCGGATTCTTGATGATCTGGCTATACGGACAGCCGTGGTTCATGAACTTTGAGATCTTCGGCCAGAACCTGCGTCTTCTTTTTCAGATGAATCCGATCAACCTCTCCGTTGCCGTATGGGTGGGTTTTTTAGCCTTGTTCGGCATTGCCTCGGACAATGGGGTAGTTATGGCTACTTATCTGAACCAGGTCAGGGATGCACGGGACACAACAGACAAACATAAAATTCGCGAGGCCGTGATCGAAGGTGCGAGCCGTCGCATTCGACCGGCGATGATGACTTCGGCCACGACCATCCTCGCCTTGTTGCCCGTGCTCACCTCCACCGGACGAGGTTCGGACATCATGGTGCCCATGGCGATCCCTTCATTCGGAGGCATGCTCCTGGCCGTGCTCACCGTCTTCGTGGTGCCGACCCTCTACAGCCTGGTGGAGGAATCCAAGCTCAGATTTAGATGA
- a CDS encoding TolC family protein, with protein MFSSIIRVLSILLLFLVLGNMATVEAANDEIVAKRQCATEPDLVKYLEIAALNNPELEAAFNRWKAALEKAPQVSALPDPRFTFAYFIREVETRVGPQSYRVGLMQAFPWLGKRGLMEEQALSEARVAEAQFNALRWRIRAQVKEAYLEYAYLAEAIRIAGDSVELMEYLSQVAVDRFAVGDAQYVDVVEVNLRLGILLDRHRTLQDLRRPAAARLNAVMNRPLDATLPFPDNVPLVHLESTPNELRALLLHASPELDSLEHMADAAQKAQDVARKEYYPEITLGLETIQTREARGPVIPPDSGKDAIVASISLNIPIWRERRDAAVREAGLTRIAALREHVSQANMLGAELEMLHYEYRDAARRRELYQDTLIPQARQALEVTLEAFGTGNRNAADLVTAENTLLEFELAHVRAQTDQAVRVARMENLLASEISCVDIETDEELLSWSTLP; from the coding sequence ATGTTTTCCTCCATTATCCGTGTTCTCTCTATTCTACTCCTTTTTCTGGTACTCGGTAATATGGCGACGGTTGAGGCCGCCAACGACGAAATTGTGGCAAAGCGGCAGTGCGCGACCGAACCGGATTTGGTCAAATACCTGGAAATCGCAGCCCTGAACAATCCCGAACTGGAGGCGGCTTTCAACAGGTGGAAGGCCGCTCTGGAAAAGGCTCCCCAGGTTTCTGCCCTGCCTGATCCCCGCTTTACGTTCGCGTATTTCATCCGGGAGGTGGAAACGCGTGTGGGGCCGCAAAGCTACCGGGTCGGACTGATGCAGGCCTTTCCGTGGCTGGGTAAGCGCGGACTGATGGAAGAACAGGCCCTGAGCGAAGCCCGAGTCGCCGAGGCGCAGTTCAATGCGCTCAGATGGCGGATTCGTGCCCAAGTGAAGGAAGCATACCTGGAATATGCCTATCTTGCCGAGGCAATCCGTATCGCCGGGGATAGCGTGGAGCTTATGGAGTACCTCTCGCAGGTCGCCGTTGATCGATTCGCCGTCGGCGACGCCCAGTACGTGGATGTGGTCGAGGTGAACCTGCGCCTTGGAATTCTTCTGGATCGACACAGGACATTGCAGGATCTGCGTCGGCCGGCCGCGGCCCGCTTGAATGCCGTGATGAACAGGCCGCTGGATGCGACTCTCCCCTTTCCGGACAACGTGCCTTTGGTCCATTTGGAGTCGACTCCGAACGAGCTGCGGGCCTTGCTGCTCCACGCGAGCCCTGAGCTCGATTCCTTGGAGCACATGGCCGATGCCGCGCAAAAAGCCCAGGACGTGGCCAGGAAGGAGTATTATCCCGAAATTACCCTGGGTCTCGAAACCATACAAACAAGGGAAGCCCGGGGTCCGGTTATTCCTCCCGACAGCGGAAAGGACGCGATCGTCGCCAGCATCAGTCTGAACATTCCCATCTGGAGGGAAAGACGGGACGCTGCGGTGCGCGAGGCCGGTCTCACGAGAATCGCAGCCCTGAGAGAACATGTCTCGCAGGCCAATATGCTTGGAGCGGAATTGGAAATGCTCCACTATGAGTACCGGGATGCCGCCAGAAGGAGAGAGCTGTATCAGGACACGCTCATTCCCCAGGCCAGGCAGGCACTGGAGGTGACTCTGGAGGCGTTTGGGACGGGGAATCGTAATGCAGCCGACCTGGTGACCGCGGAAAACACCTTACTTGAATTCGAGTTGGCCCATGTGCGCGCCCAAACCGATCAGGCAGTGCGGGTCGCCAGGATGGAAAACCTGCTGGCCAGTGAAATTTCATGCGTGGACATCGAAACCGACGAAGAGTTGCTCTCATGGTCCACTTTGCCATGA
- a CDS encoding efflux RND transporter periplasmic adaptor subunit: MSLRQITLSPQAQKLAEVVLAPVRRLDAEVEVRLTGKVQADETRLAYITAWAPGRIDELSINFTGVAVQRGESTATLYSPELITAQAELIQAVNAARLQSERGMQQTRVLAERTEQAAREKLRRLGMSSRQIEQIIEHGIPQEHMVLHAPVSGIVTEMNARQGMYVDTGTRLFTIADLSVVWVVLQAFESDLPWIQVGQQVDFMVEALPGETFQGEVVFIDPVVEPRTRTVGVRLNVPNPDQRLKPEMYVTAVQRFQPDEVQEEAPLVIPVSAPLLTGRRAVVYVALPERPGVYMGREVVLGSRAGNHFIVLRGLEEGELVVARGAFKIDSAVQVNAQPSMMTPEPGAGAAHDHDHGPIPDPREIPDDAPTTVMAVPSEFARQLPILDQAIHGIHAALDTADLDRIRAAFQNFGRRLEDVDAASLRGTHAALVWNELAMLLGNDAYLGGEIRGLREAERVMHTLEEHHARLTAVFVSEEAPEAPPVSPPLPAHEEDPHAGHEH, from the coding sequence GTGAGTCTCAGGCAAATCACCCTTTCTCCCCAAGCCCAAAAACTGGCGGAAGTCGTGCTTGCGCCTGTGCGACGACTTGATGCCGAGGTGGAAGTTCGCCTGACAGGCAAAGTGCAGGCTGACGAAACGCGACTTGCCTACATTACGGCCTGGGCGCCTGGCCGCATCGACGAGCTTTCGATTAATTTTACGGGGGTCGCGGTGCAAAGAGGAGAATCGACAGCTACTCTCTACAGTCCGGAGCTGATCACCGCTCAGGCTGAATTGATTCAAGCAGTGAACGCGGCGCGGCTTCAAAGCGAGCGGGGTATGCAGCAAACCAGAGTGTTGGCCGAACGGACGGAGCAAGCGGCACGGGAGAAGCTTCGACGATTGGGGATGAGCTCCCGGCAGATCGAGCAGATCATTGAACATGGCATTCCTCAGGAGCATATGGTCCTCCATGCGCCCGTTTCGGGGATCGTCACTGAAATGAACGCTCGACAGGGCATGTACGTGGACACGGGAACACGGTTGTTCACCATCGCCGATCTTTCCGTCGTCTGGGTTGTGCTGCAAGCCTTTGAATCGGACTTGCCCTGGATTCAGGTCGGGCAGCAGGTTGATTTCATGGTCGAAGCTCTACCGGGCGAGACGTTCCAGGGTGAGGTGGTCTTTATCGACCCGGTGGTGGAGCCGCGGACTCGTACAGTGGGGGTGCGGTTGAACGTGCCCAACCCGGACCAGCGTCTTAAACCGGAGATGTACGTGACAGCCGTACAGCGCTTTCAGCCGGACGAGGTACAGGAAGAAGCTCCCTTGGTGATACCTGTTTCAGCTCCATTGCTGACCGGTCGCCGGGCTGTGGTCTACGTGGCGTTGCCGGAGCGTCCGGGCGTGTACATGGGGCGGGAGGTGGTGCTTGGTTCCCGGGCCGGGAATCATTTCATCGTACTTCGCGGACTCGAGGAAGGAGAACTGGTGGTCGCCCGGGGTGCGTTCAAGATTGATTCGGCCGTGCAGGTCAATGCGCAACCCTCAATGATGACTCCGGAGCCAGGTGCCGGAGCAGCGCACGATCATGACCACGGACCGATCCCTGATCCGCGGGAGATCCCCGACGACGCCCCGACCACGGTCATGGCGGTTCCTTCGGAATTCGCCCGGCAGTTGCCGATACTGGATCAGGCGATTCATGGGATACATGCAGCCTTGGATACAGCGGACCTGGATCGAATCCGGGCAGCATTTCAAAACTTCGGTCGCCGTCTGGAGGATGTCGACGCCGCATCACTGAGAGGAACGCATGCCGCACTGGTCTGGAACGAGCTGGCCATGCTTTTGGGCAACGACGCCTATTTGGGCGGGGAAATTCGCGGATTGCGTGAAGCCGAACGCGTTATGCACACACTGGAGGAGCATCACGCAAGATTAACCGCCGTCTTCGTCTCCGAGGAAGCTCCCGAGGCGCCTCCCGTTTCCCCTCCTTTGCCTGCCCACGAGGAGGATCCTCATGCCGGCCACGAGCATTGA
- a CDS encoding peptide transporter, giving the protein MREDKELKEYRDLLVPPKHFEEGFDWKTIIGAVFIGFLMMPGSMYLQLVIGQGIGPAARWVTIILFAEIAKRSYTELKQQEVFLLYYMAGAALASPFQGLIWSQYLVQSDAARMLGLVEFIPEWIAPQPESESYLERTFLHRDWLIPILLLFGAQLIQRIDHFGLGYALYRITSDVEKLPFPMAPVGALGTMALAESTEDRKTGWKWRVFSIGGVIGMLFGFFYVLLPALSGLLLAEQIRLIPIPWIELTQHTEGILPAVAMGLQLDLGLVFVGMVLPFWAVIGGFVGLLITVMANPVLYSQGILHRWHPGMATVETVFANNFDFYMSFGIGLGLAIAVIGIWSVVSSLRRSGHGKLDFSLLFNPPKGRGDINFWVSIGIYVFSTWAYIGLCLLLVPTFPWIFFVVYGFVYTPIISYISARMEGMAGQFVSLPLVREASFIAGARFFGYQGIEIWYAPIPMHNYGEATVQFRQIELTGTSLRGIIKAEILVFPIVITASLIFSQFLWRLAPIPSAGYPYAQELWHLQALNSLLLQTSTLEGDSLFFQALNIVIVGAGAVFGLVTYAILSLLGLPVLLIYGVVRGLGQSTPHGIILEVFGALLGRYYFYKKYGASWRQYAPVLLAGFSCGMGLTGMMAMGFTLILKSLGRLAY; this is encoded by the coding sequence ATGCGTGAAGACAAGGAACTCAAAGAATATCGGGATCTTCTGGTCCCTCCGAAGCATTTCGAGGAGGGGTTCGACTGGAAAACCATCATCGGGGCGGTCTTCATCGGCTTCCTGATGATGCCCGGTTCCATGTATCTGCAGCTGGTTATCGGTCAGGGCATCGGGCCGGCGGCGCGCTGGGTGACCATCATCCTTTTCGCGGAAATCGCCAAGCGATCCTACACGGAACTCAAGCAGCAGGAGGTGTTCCTGCTCTATTACATGGCCGGGGCGGCCCTGGCCTCGCCGTTCCAGGGATTGATCTGGAGCCAGTACCTGGTCCAGTCCGACGCGGCCAGAATGCTGGGGCTGGTGGAATTCATCCCGGAGTGGATCGCTCCGCAACCCGAATCCGAATCCTACCTGGAACGAACATTTCTGCATCGGGATTGGCTGATTCCCATTCTCCTGCTCTTCGGCGCGCAGCTTATCCAGCGCATCGACCATTTCGGCCTGGGCTACGCCCTGTACCGGATCACTTCGGATGTAGAAAAGCTGCCCTTCCCGATGGCGCCGGTGGGCGCACTGGGCACCATGGCCCTGGCGGAATCCACCGAGGATCGCAAGACGGGGTGGAAGTGGCGGGTGTTTTCCATCGGAGGGGTGATCGGGATGCTTTTCGGTTTTTTCTACGTGCTCCTGCCCGCTCTTTCAGGTCTGCTGCTGGCCGAGCAGATCCGCCTGATCCCCATACCGTGGATCGAGTTGACCCAGCACACCGAAGGCATCCTGCCCGCGGTGGCCATGGGCCTGCAGCTGGATCTGGGGCTGGTCTTCGTGGGCATGGTCCTGCCGTTCTGGGCAGTAATCGGCGGATTCGTGGGCCTGCTGATCACGGTGATGGCCAATCCCGTGCTCTACAGCCAGGGCATCCTGCACCGCTGGCACCCAGGCATGGCCACCGTGGAAACGGTCTTTGCCAATAATTTCGACTTCTATATGAGTTTCGGCATCGGTCTGGGCCTGGCCATCGCGGTGATCGGCATCTGGTCCGTGGTCAGTTCCTTGCGTCGATCCGGGCACGGCAAGCTGGACTTCAGCCTGCTCTTCAATCCTCCCAAGGGCCGGGGGGACATCAATTTCTGGGTCTCCATCGGCATTTACGTCTTTTCCACCTGGGCCTACATCGGACTCTGCCTGCTCCTGGTGCCGACATTCCCCTGGATCTTCTTCGTGGTCTACGGTTTCGTCTACACGCCGATCATTTCCTACATCTCGGCGCGCATGGAGGGCATGGCCGGGCAGTTCGTCAGTCTGCCCCTGGTCCGGGAGGCCAGCTTCATCGCCGGAGCCCGGTTTTTCGGCTACCAGGGCATCGAGATCTGGTACGCGCCCATTCCGATGCACAACTACGGCGAGGCTACGGTGCAGTTTCGTCAGATCGAACTGACCGGGACAAGTTTGCGGGGCATCATCAAGGCCGAGATCCTGGTCTTCCCCATCGTCATCACCGCGTCGCTGATCTTTTCCCAATTCCTGTGGCGACTGGCGCCCATACCCTCGGCCGGCTATCCGTACGCCCAGGAACTCTGGCACCTGCAGGCGCTGAATTCGCTGCTCCTGCAGACGTCGACCCTGGAAGGGGATTCCCTGTTCTTTCAGGCCCTCAACATCGTGATCGTCGGCGCGGGAGCGGTTTTCGGCCTGGTCACCTACGCCATCCTGTCCCTGCTGGGGCTGCCGGTCCTGCTCATCTACGGCGTGGTCCGCGGGTTGGGGCAGAGCACGCCTCACGGCATTATCCTCGAGGTCTTCGGCGCGCTGCTGGGCAGGTATTATTTCTACAAAAAATACGGCGCATCCTGGCGACAGTACGCGCCCGTGCTCCTGGCCGGCTTTTCCTGCGGCATGGGACTGACCGGCATGATGGCCATGGGCTTCACCCTGATACTCAAGTCGCTGGGACGGCTGGCGTATTGA
- a CDS encoding mechanosensitive ion channel family protein, with translation MQLRPTTTSRENVIRSRRPRRQRRGRMRGRRPGGRVASARGRLRHFRQATLLAVAITSLLLLLIAPWEAGLAIDAGEPSPASEAVSPAPADPDQDLSPEREGQSPEPTEPIGQAAAEEAARTLETLWYGLYGNLPKFLVVLGVVVVAWVLVRLVRPLLRRTLKRWEKADAVVALIGIVIWIFAAGISLSVLAGDIRALVGSLGLIGLALSWALQTPIESFSGWLLNSFKGYYRVGDRVAVGDVFGDVYQIDYLATTVWEIGSPSRGGFVQAEQPTGRLITFPNNEVLAGTVVNLTRDFPYVWDELTVPLANESDLGLGMRVLTDVARELLEPHMSAPAHRYAEILERAGLEVGVAEEPRVFVSMNESWTDLTIRYLVNARERRKWKSELTMRVMAELKKEKHAGHLISVFPRRQVQFIGPDGLAVKPS, from the coding sequence ATGCAGCTGAGACCGACAACCACAAGCCGGGAAAACGTGATCCGGAGCCGTCGGCCGCGCCGCCAGAGGCGGGGCAGGATGCGTGGCCGCCGTCCGGGGGGGAGAGTGGCAAGCGCCAGAGGCAGGTTGCGGCATTTTCGGCAGGCCACGTTGCTTGCCGTGGCCATAACCAGTCTTCTCCTGCTGTTGATCGCTCCGTGGGAAGCCGGTCTCGCCATTGATGCCGGAGAACCGTCTCCGGCATCGGAAGCCGTTTCCCCGGCCCCCGCGGATCCGGACCAGGATTTGTCTCCGGAGCGGGAGGGCCAAAGTCCGGAACCCACCGAACCCATCGGCCAGGCCGCGGCCGAGGAGGCGGCCCGGACTCTGGAAACGCTCTGGTATGGATTGTACGGCAATCTGCCCAAATTTCTGGTGGTCCTGGGCGTCGTCGTCGTGGCCTGGGTTCTGGTGCGGCTCGTCCGTCCTCTTCTACGCAGGACACTCAAGCGTTGGGAAAAGGCCGATGCCGTTGTCGCGCTCATCGGCATCGTCATCTGGATCTTCGCCGCCGGCATATCACTGAGCGTTCTGGCCGGAGACATCCGGGCCCTTGTCGGCTCCCTCGGCCTGATCGGTCTGGCATTGTCCTGGGCGCTGCAGACGCCCATTGAAAGCTTCAGCGGCTGGCTGCTCAACTCGTTCAAGGGATATTACCGCGTTGGGGACCGGGTGGCGGTGGGGGACGTGTTCGGCGACGTCTACCAGATCGATTATCTCGCGACCACGGTCTGGGAAATCGGGTCTCCAAGCCGGGGAGGATTCGTCCAGGCCGAACAGCCTACCGGACGGCTGATCACTTTTCCCAACAATGAGGTGTTGGCTGGGACCGTGGTCAACCTGACCCGCGACTTTCCCTACGTATGGGACGAACTGACCGTGCCCCTGGCCAACGAATCGGACCTCGGCCTCGGGATGCGCGTCCTGACCGATGTTGCCCGGGAGCTGTTGGAACCCCACATGTCCGCGCCCGCCCACCGCTACGCCGAGATCCTGGAAAGAGCCGGCCTGGAAGTCGGAGTGGCCGAAGAACCACGGGTCTTCGTCTCCATGAATGAGTCCTGGACGGACCTGACCATCCGCTATCTGGTAAATGCCCGCGAACGTCGCAAATGGAAGAGCGAACTGACCATGCGGGTCATGGCCGAGCTGAAGAAAGAAAAACATGCCGGTCATCTGATCAGCGTCTTCCCGCGCAGACAAGTCCAGTTCATCGGACCGGACGGTCTGGCGGTCAAGCCTTCCTAA
- a CDS encoding sensor histidine kinase: MNTRHGGFRHWLVVASSILAVSILHFGEIAGGLGLHAIHRELYFIPLLLAAFWFGLKRGLYVAMAVSTIYIAGLVFTGFHHQNPLTAGVQVAIFLIVTALLGRLSDNQRRKQAALIEAGKLETLGQAAGTLSQELKWLMDSIQDIHDKAGGFKDPELERRFNSEMKHAETLSTVLSDFIPERHAVTHAGDLNAVVKTALNNLSQDAAVRGIRFRLNVDVSGCPATTDRESVAWALNKILKNALEATPADKEITVTTKRGADDCRIEVSDQGPGIAEKHMEKIFTPFFTTKPGGQGLALASSRKSLRDLGGDILVSGGPGKGATFTIILPRELNRPSRV; this comes from the coding sequence ATGAACACGCGACATGGCGGATTCAGACATTGGCTGGTGGTGGCATCTTCAATCCTGGCCGTTTCCATACTGCATTTCGGAGAAATCGCCGGCGGCCTCGGCCTGCACGCCATCCACCGCGAACTGTACTTTATCCCCCTGCTGCTTGCCGCCTTCTGGTTCGGATTGAAACGCGGATTGTATGTGGCCATGGCTGTTTCCACCATCTATATTGCCGGTCTTGTCTTCACGGGATTTCACCATCAGAACCCGTTGACCGCGGGTGTCCAGGTAGCAATCTTTCTTATCGTGACCGCCCTGCTCGGCAGGCTTTCAGACAACCAGCGCCGTAAACAAGCCGCACTGATTGAGGCAGGTAAACTTGAAACCCTGGGACAGGCCGCCGGGACGTTGAGCCAGGAACTGAAATGGCTCATGGATTCGATCCAGGACATCCACGACAAAGCCGGCGGCTTCAAGGACCCCGAACTGGAACGCCGATTCAATTCGGAAATGAAACACGCCGAAACATTGTCAACCGTGCTTTCGGATTTCATTCCCGAACGCCATGCCGTAACGCACGCCGGAGACCTCAATGCGGTTGTCAAAACAGCTCTGAACAACCTATCTCAGGATGCCGCGGTTCGAGGAATCCGCTTCCGACTAAACGTTGATGTTTCAGGTTGTCCAGCCACCACCGACAGGGAATCCGTAGCCTGGGCTCTGAACAAAATCCTCAAAAATGCTTTGGAAGCGACTCCCGCGGACAAGGAAATCACTGTGACTACCAAACGTGGAGCCGATGATTGCCGGATAGAAGTCAGTGATCAGGGTCCGGGGATTGCCGAAAAACATATGGAAAAAATCTTCACCCCGTTCTTCACCACCAAGCCGGGCGGTCAGGGACTCGCCCTGGCCAGCAGTCGCAAATCCCTGCGCGACCTTGGGGGAGATATCCTGGTTTCCGGAGGTCCGGGCAAAGGAGCGACCTTCACCATCATTCTTCCACGCGAGCTGAACCGGCCAAGCCGTGTCTGA